In Falco biarmicus isolate bFalBia1 chromosome 5, bFalBia1.pri, whole genome shotgun sequence, a single genomic region encodes these proteins:
- the NINJ2 gene encoding ninjurin-2, translating into MASEGENINLQGVNPQLRINGPMNINHYATKKSVAESMLDVALFMANVTQLKAVLEQGTSFQYYTTLIVLISISLFFQVMIGILLIITARLNLNDVAKQPRLNILNNAATALIFITVILNIFITAFGVQKTGLYPTRNFRPY; encoded by the exons GGCGTGAATCCTCAGCTCCGGATTAACGGGCCGATGAACATCAACCACTACGCAACGAAGAAGAGCGTGGCAGAGAGCATGCTGGACGTGGCACTGTTCATGGCAAACGTCACGCAGCTCAAAgcggtgctggagcaggggacaTCCTTCCAGTACTACACCACCCTCATCGTGCTGATCAGCATCTCCCTCTTCTTCCAGGTGATGATAGGGATTCTCCTCATCATCACTG CTCGTTTGAACCTGAATGATGTTGCAAAGCAACCCCGCCTGAATATACTCAACAACGCTGCCACAGCTCTCATCTTTATCACAGTCATCCTCAACATCTTCATCACAGCCTTTGGGGTGCAGAAGACCGGCCTCTATCCTACCAGGAATTTTCGACCTTACTAA